The window ACAACTGTGCGTAGTAAAGAAAGTTAGAAGTGCTCAGTTTTAACCATTTACCAAAACCTGTACCTGCAATATCACTCTTTTGGTTGCCACGATTAGACCATTTTTGCTTTGCCAAGTTCATCTGTGTATAAATTTTAATCAGTGATGAACTCCACTGGGAGGCAATCATATATAAAAGGTGAACTGGTTTAAGATAATCGTCTCTACCAAGCGAAAAGAGTATTAAAGTCAAACCGCGAGTAAAGAGAAGCCAAAAAAAGATTAAACCAACTTGTACCCAGTTGCCTGTTAGAGCATAAATAATCATTAATCCAGGCGCAATCAAAGCTGTCCAAATACTCAGTCTTTGATCGAGGATACAGTACCAAATAAACCAACCAACTTTATGTGGGCCAAGGGCAAGGGCACGGCTACCATTACGTAGCATATTCCCGAACCAACGCCGCATATTTTGATAAGCACGCATCGGTACAGAACCAGAGATGGTTTCGATCGTATCAACCATCGCATCTGGAACATACATCATGTCGTACCCTTCTTTTAGTACCCAGTACCAAGTACTTTTGTCATCGCCAGAGAGAAACTTAAATTCGCCCCACAACCAGTCGTTGAGCTTATCCTTTTCTAACAAATCGGCGAAGCTAGGATCGAGTGCTGCTTCCGCTCGATATAAAGAAAAACGCCCTGTCAAACACAACACTTTCTTAGCAAGTCCGTGCGAACACATATACAAATGTCTTTGGGCGAATCGTAAAAATAACCATTCTTCAAAAAACTTGGAACCTAAAACTGTGGCACGTTCATCGGTAGTTAATGCACCCATTTTGGGGAACATATTAAAAAATGGTAAGCACCCTTTAAGGACACCCGGATTAATTATTGCATCCCCATCCATCAAACCAACAATGGTGTTTTTCGGTGGGTTGGAACGAGCGAGTAATCTTAAACCTTCTGCTAATGCTTTGCGTTTCCCCCCAGCTGGGTCAAGCATTGGCAGATATTTAATATACTTGTGTTCTGGGTCTTCTTCGTCGAGAATTTTCCCGATCGCTTCAATTTCCTCCGGCGTAGTAACTACAATGACAATTGTTGGATTAATCAGACTTTTTGCATTATTTGCGATCGCCCGAAATACTTTATCCGTAATCCAAGGTTGCTCTTTAAAAGTCGGTGCAATTAAACAAGCTGTGGGTAATTCTTCCAAGGGTATTCTGTTAGCTTTGCGTCGCCAACGAGCAAATACCCATTTGCGATAATACCAACTCCGAAGAAACTGAAAGCCAAACCAACTCCAGCGCACAGCACCCAAAGTTCCTACTGTTACTGCTGCCCATCCACCATAGACTGCTGTTTGTAGCTGAGGACTTAAGTAATAGAGTCCAGCAAATCCACAGACAGAGATCAACAGTAATGCCAATAAATTAAGGTAGAATTTCGCTGTTGTCCAAAGATTCGCGCAGTTACTCATAATGGCTCTCTAGCCCTCAGTTCTAGACTCGGCTCGGATGTGGCGATCGAATTACAATTGCAAAGGAAGAAGAATTACCCTGATTAGCTGTTAGAAATGTTCTACACTAAGCAGCAATTTGAGAAAGAACTGGCTTCTCGATCTCTACAGTCGGATATACTTCCCAACGAGATAAATCTAAAACAGGCTTTTGACCATAAAGTGAAGACATCACTACACTAAACACAGGATGTTGCTTAGAAAGCACAATCCCATCACATTCGGTCAACACTTGATTAAAATCAGAACTTACCAACTGATGAATTTGGGGTAACTGCCGTTCCAAATACTCCAGATTGCTGCCTAACATTTTATCAATTTGCACATCTGGGTCATAAACCATCATTGGTACACCATCACGCCACAAATCACGAATCAGTGCAATGATTGGGCTTTCCCGCAAATCATCTGTACCACCCTTAAAGCTTAAGCCCAAAATAGCGATCTTCTTGGCTTTCATTTCATGAACTTTAACTCGTGCTGCCTCAATGTGCATTGTATTAGAAGGCAGAATCGAATCAACAATTGGTACTTCTACACCTAAACGACGTGCATTGTACACTAGCGATCGCAAATCCTTGGGCAAGCAAGAACCACCAAACGCAAATCCCGGCATCAAATACTTCGGTGAAATATTCAGCTTATAGTCTGCACAGACCAATTGCATAATCGCATGGCTGTCCAAACCTAAAGCATCACCAATCCTACCGATTTCATTAGCAAAACCTACTTTCAGCGCATGGAACGAATTGTTAATCACCTTCAACAATTCCGCTTCTTCCAAACCAACGTGATAAACAGGTGCTTTAATACTTTCGTACAAAGCTGCAACTAAATCACCACTAGCAGCATCTAATTCTCCAATCACCGTGTAAGGTGGTTCGTAAAAATCTCTCACCGCTGTGGTTTCTCGTAAGAATTCTGGGTTAATCGCTACACCGAAACCTTCTCCAGCTTTGCGGTGAGAATATTTTTCGACGATTTTAGTTAAAAGATTCCGGGAGACTCCGGGAAATACTGTACTCCGTAATACTACTACATGATATTTGTCAGAATTTTTTAATCCTTCGCCAATTTCACGGGCGGCACTTTCGATGTAGGTCATCACAGGGGAACCGTCTGGGGCGCTAGGTGTTCCCACGCAAATCAGTGACACATCTGCCCAAGGTACAAATTCCTTGCCGCTGCTTACTGCTTTCAAGTTGCCGTTTTTGATTCCCGAAGCAATCAAATCATCTAGTTCTGGTTCAACGATCGGGCTGCGTCCTTCGTTAAAAGCTTTAACTTTTTCGCTGTTAGTTTCTACACCAATAACTTCATGGCCCATTTCAGCAAAGCAAGCTGATACGACTGTACCTACGTATCCCAAGCCCCAAACTAAAATTCGCATAATGGCACCTTACTCTATGTTTATACAGGGATGAAATCTTTTGTCCGATTAGTTTCAGACTGTTTTTGTGTACCTGAAGTCAGATTACTGAATTTTTTCGCCTATGGTTAACTTTTTTCTGCTTCTTTATAAAAACAATATACTTTGCTTCTTTCTACTAAGACTGCTTCATATTATTCACATAATTAAAGTACTTTAAAACACTGGATTACAGACAGTATGTTCTTCACTATTACTTAAGGTATAAGGGATTTTACGCAAATAATTTGATGTTATTTTTGCAACCTCTAAATACATAACAAATAATAATATCAGAACAAAAAAGTTTTTCAAAGGAATTTGTGTTCTAGCATAAATTGGCGATTTATCTGGAAATACTATCTATCTTTCAACAGATGTCAGACTAAAATACAGTTAGTAATAAACCCTGGATTTTTACTGGGACTGGGGGCTGTACTTCACAGAGAATCAGGCGATCGGGAATAGCACTCCTGAGAACTCACGCCTTTTGCCAATTAATGAGGTTTACGAATCACCCTGAGTATGAAAGAACCTAGAAAACTAAAAACTTGGGAAAAATAATTTAGAAATGAGCTTAAGGTGAGTTTTACTACTATAGTAAGAATAATATTCTTTCTCTCAATCTGTTCCTTTAGGCAGATTTTTTTGTTTATATTTACGATTAAATGAGTTGGTTTATATTTAGTTTCTATGCTTAATTTTGAGAATTTGTACTTTCGGATTAGGCGATCGAATAAACTTTTGTAGAGCCAAAATTAAAATTATTTCCAGCGTAAAATTTTGCTTCAAAAAGGGAACAGGAAACTAATATTTCCTCTTCCCTTTTCCAGGCTTGGGCTGCTAGCCTGAAAATGATTTTGCTTCTCTGGTTAGATCCGTTAAAATGAATAGTATGTTTATACAGGGATGAAGTGCTTTTGCGGATGGCTTTCAGACAGTAGTCTGTGCAGATCTGTAAGATTACCGAATCCCTTTTCTATTTGGATCGGCTCCCAAGCAGAGGTAGAGAAAGAGGGAGTTAAGGAAACTTCCGTGCGCCGACAGCCGAACGGTGGGGAGGTGAAGAGAGTTTTGAGTTTTGAGTTAAACTTCCCCATCCCCCCATCCCCCCACCTCCCCAGTCCCCAGTCCCCAATCAACTTTGACCAGGTAAGCGGAAATTACCTAATCCCAAGCTTTGCCAGTTGGGTAAACTGAAGGGTTTTTTCTGAAAAGTTAAACGAGTTAACTGTCCTACACCACAAAACTGGTTAGATTGGCTGTATTGGGGTGGTGGCGGAATTCTGACTGTTACTCTTGCTAAAGGCTGTCCTGCTAAATTAGGAGGGACGCTGGGTGAGAGAGCTTGCGCCTGAGTAGATGGTAATTGTTGCGCGATACCTTGACCGCTAATAGGTTGAATTAAGTCAATTTCTCCGGCAATAATTTCGGGATAACCTGCTATTTCTACGCTAACGGGTTTCTGCATTTGCAAATTGCTGACTTCGTTGGCGGGGACTACTGCTTCTACCCAAAGTTCGTTGCAGTCTAACATGGTCAAGATCGATTCTGTGCGATTGATTTGTTCTCCGGCTTCACGATCGGTCTTGTAAACAATTCCCCCAGTTGATGCAACTACTTCGTGATCTTGTCTAGCTAAATAGCGTCTAGTAGTGCTGACTGGTTGTAGAATGGAACTTGGTTTAAAAGCTTGAGTTTGCTTGAGTCTTTCCCTGCTATTATCTACTTGAGTCTTTAATGTAGTAACTAACACCGTTTGGGTCTGGATTAACTGCATTAACTTAGTGCGCTGATCCAACAGGCTGGTGCTGTTGTTATTCAAGGTTACGCCTGTTTGGAAAGCTTGCAAAGAATCCTTAGCGGCGGTCAAATTTGCTTGTGCTTGTTGGACTTCGGCGGTTGCTGAGAGCCAAGCAAAACGTAGTTGATCGACTTTTTGCTGCGGGACAATGCCATCTTTAACTAACTGTGCATAGCGTTCATAATCTAAACGAGCCGCTGTCGCTTTCGCTTTTGCTGCTTCTAAAGCTGCACTAGTTTGAGCTACTTCTTTCCCAGCCAGTTGTACATTCACCTTACCTAGCGAATTATATTGTTGGTTTAGGTCTAATAATTGACTTCTCAGTATTGCTAGAGTTTGTTGAGCAGATTCTAATTGGCTGAGGTTAGTCTGTAGTTCCCCTTCAATTTGTAAGCGTTCTTGCTGAAACTGATTTTGTTGTTGTTTTTGGTCTTCTTGGGTGCGTTCGATTTGCAGGCGAATTTGTTCTTGCTGAGGACTAGGATCGACACCAATGCGGGCTAATACTTGTCCCGATCGCACTGATACCCCCGGCCTGGCATAAAAAGCTTTCACATTGCCATCTATCGGAGAGCGTAATTCCGTAGTCCGACCATTAATTAAGCCATTT is drawn from Phormidium ambiguum IAM M-71 and contains these coding sequences:
- a CDS encoding glycosyltransferase; its protein translation is MSNCANLWTTAKFYLNLLALLLISVCGFAGLYYLSPQLQTAVYGGWAAVTVGTLGAVRWSWFGFQFLRSWYYRKWVFARWRRKANRIPLEELPTACLIAPTFKEQPWITDKVFRAIANNAKSLINPTIVIVVTTPEEIEAIGKILDEEDPEHKYIKYLPMLDPAGGKRKALAEGLRLLARSNPPKNTIVGLMDGDAIINPGVLKGCLPFFNMFPKMGALTTDERATVLGSKFFEEWLFLRFAQRHLYMCSHGLAKKVLCLTGRFSLYRAEAALDPSFADLLEKDKLNDWLWGEFKFLSGDDKSTWYWVLKEGYDMMYVPDAMVDTIETISGSVPMRAYQNMRRWFGNMLRNGSRALALGPHKVGWFIWYCILDQRLSIWTALIAPGLMIIYALTGNWVQVGLIFFWLLFTRGLTLILFSLGRDDYLKPVHLLYMIASQWSSSLIKIYTQMNLAKQKWSNRGNQKSDIAGTGFGKWLKLSTSNFLYYAQLFGFSIFLCSMARVFTPAYDLPNFVWHVNVQAKPTPTQIVKAIDYGVLPNDGKDDGAALQKLIDNLPEQGIIQVNLPIGELDLFRSVEINHSNIIIKGQGAGRTVIKAHVTEQVPDSFITIKPANITKNVKASNSNIGTVSAANSSINRIHNIELSRFSLEVVPPKPESELNYKVDSIVLERVEKVTLKNIQFEQSQPHALVLNNTENVNVEYIAIEGNANCVDSGTGKAIAQNLCLDEHISQKNAVNTIIKGVNLPGKLS
- a CDS encoding nucleotide sugar dehydrogenase codes for the protein MRILVWGLGYVGTVVSACFAEMGHEVIGVETNSEKVKAFNEGRSPIVEPELDDLIASGIKNGNLKAVSSGKEFVPWADVSLICVGTPSAPDGSPVMTYIESAAREIGEGLKNSDKYHVVVLRSTVFPGVSRNLLTKIVEKYSHRKAGEGFGVAINPEFLRETTAVRDFYEPPYTVIGELDAASGDLVAALYESIKAPVYHVGLEEAELLKVINNSFHALKVGFANEIGRIGDALGLDSHAIMQLVCADYKLNISPKYLMPGFAFGGSCLPKDLRSLVYNARRLGVEVPIVDSILPSNTMHIEAARVKVHEMKAKKIAILGLSFKGGTDDLRESPIIALIRDLWRDGVPMMVYDPDVQIDKMLGSNLEYLERQLPQIHQLVSSDFNQVLTECDGIVLSKQHPVFSVVMSSLYGQKPVLDLSRWEVYPTVEIEKPVLSQIAA
- a CDS encoding HlyD family secretion protein; protein product: MIQKIDVQESFATPVKPKQPIPWRRLAIGTMFVLLGLAAASIGVSLISYRLTHYIVENGLINGRTTELRSPIDGNVKAFYARPGVSVRSGQVLARIGVDPSPQQEQIRLQIERTQEDQKQQQNQFQQERLQIEGELQTNLSQLESAQQTLAILRSQLLDLNQQYNSLGKVNVQLAGKEVAQTSAALEAAKAKATAARLDYERYAQLVKDGIVPQQKVDQLRFAWLSATAEVQQAQANLTAAKDSLQAFQTGVTLNNNSTSLLDQRTKLMQLIQTQTVLVTTLKTQVDNSRERLKQTQAFKPSSILQPVSTTRRYLARQDHEVVASTGGIVYKTDREAGEQINRTESILTMLDCNELWVEAVVPANEVSNLQMQKPVSVEIAGYPEIIAGEIDLIQPISGQGIAQQLPSTQAQALSPSVPPNLAGQPLARVTVRIPPPPQYSQSNQFCGVGQLTRLTFQKKPFSLPNWQSLGLGNFRLPGQS